The following are encoded in a window of Dysidea avara chromosome 4, odDysAvar1.4, whole genome shotgun sequence genomic DNA:
- the LOC136252391 gene encoding uncharacterized protein — protein MSEVNLSEPDRPSVSHCCHVEKPKLKELVLYSNKITSQWKEVALQLDIPQEVVNTIDINNNEMKDKCYHMFNAWLQRTVGSCWCQFVSALGKVDLLETAKEIEQTFIGPSKVEIAAPTIISSFIANPSKAVSEFITIVSLIEDILMKNNEASNLDAIKSICGYLPISSTSNKLMFTAEQLKEIDACSSVREIFRQLRFHLRWDDHLILTAILDRLDSEECEELLGKYESKIDCQMKLEQIYKEYKEQQQEVPVGFSKMIAIVNKKYSRITKEEYDQLKCFISEHCGIEPYVLSPFVNMSSSSLLLEWMIPPTAVTLMVEMANKNKHLLIENSFLFFQISSTVILNNKNNEVAQNSGAGKLSATSEVGGFENSVSKQLHKIQSTVRPEDLEATLSTLKKIFDNIIQHPNDEKYRQIKLANKTFSSKVWRYPACEELMKMSGWVVEDDHVRLRDDSLVLFVFQSVELYCKKKGMTRSKSTTGPVSKGLNNIQFQALISALFSDNNCEVKLLLTGCKISTSGRVYCEDGSSLNLLVAAIVLQQINLVKCLVEHFNVDPYEVDFDGTKPCRCIVNVFDQVPQSFTIDFLKISGVKTTFKALGFTLLHTAILTCCFDVVRCLVEECDGIDVNITSDDLRTPLHSAYLAGHMSIAEYLIQHGADLTAVDMHGFSPYEYKDGDPEVIEIAEYIKNKRNIHRQCYSAERLYYFKLLNLGIDVKEVVTLTMEEFPSLKDDGHTQPQHNVDRTAIIEELTQYITKRPSDADPWRQPTVEQRRHSYFI, from the exons TTTCTCATTGTTGTCATGTTGAGAAGCCAAAATTAAAAGAGTTGGTACTCTACTCAAACAAAATCACTTCACAGTGGAAAGAGGTAGCACTTCAGCTGGACATTCCTCAGGAGGTGGTCAACACCATTGACATCAATAACAATGAGATGAAGGACAAGTGTTATCATATGTTCAATGCTTGGCTGCAGAGAACTGTTGGTTCATGTTGGTGCCAGTTTGTGTCTGCACTTGGAAAAGTTGACCTGCTGGAAACTGCAAAGGAAATAGAGCAGACGTTTATTG GTCCCAGCAAAGTTGAAATTGCTGCACCAACAATAATAAGTTCTTTCATAGCTAATCCTAGTAAAGCAGTCAGTGAGTTCATTACCATTGTTAGTCTCATTGAGGATATTCTGATGAAGAACAATGAAGCAAGTAACTTGGATGCCATCAAGAGTATTTGTGGCTACCTTCCTATAAGCAGTACTTCTAACAAACTGATGTTTACTGCTGAACAACTGAAAGAGATAGATGCTTGTAGTAGTGTACGAGAAATATTCAGGCAACTGCGATTTCACTTGAGATGGGATGATCATCTTATTTTAACAGCAATACTTGACAGGTTAGATTCTGAAGAGTGTGAAGAATTGTTGGGAAAATATGAAAGCAAGATTGATTGTCAGATGAAACTTGAACAGATTTACAAAGAATATAAAGAACAACAACAAGAGGTGCCTGTAGGGTTTTCAAAAATGATTGCAATTGTAAATAAAAAATATTCCCGTATTACTAAAGAAGAATACGACCAACTAAAATGTTTCATATCAGAACACTGTGGAATAGAGCCATATGTGTTGTCACCATTTGTAAACATGTCATCATCTTCCTTGTTACTGGAATGGATGATTCCTCCAACGGCTGTCACTCTCATGGTGGAGATGGCTAACAAAAACAAACACTTGCTTATAGAGAACTCATTTCTGTTCTTTCAGATTTCATCTACTGTCATACTAAACAACAAGAATAATGAG GTTGCACAAAATAGTGGTGCAGGGAAATTGTCTGCAACTTCAGAAGTTGGTGGATTTGAAAATTCAGTATCCAAACAACTTCATAAAATACAATCAACTGTACGACCTGAAGATCTAGAGGCTACCTTGTCAACACTGAAGAAGATTTTTGACAATATTATTCAACACCCAAATGATGAAAAGTATCGTCAAATCAAACTGGCTAACAAGACATTTAGCAGTAAAGTGTGGAGGTATCCTGCTTGTGAGGAGTTGATGAAGATGAGTGGGTGGGTAGTGGAGGATGATCATGTGAGACTAAGAGATGACTCCCTTGTCCTTTTTGTATTTCAATCAGTTGAACTCTATTGTAAGAAAAAAGGAATGACACGTTCAAAGAGTACCACGGGTCCAGTTTCCAAAGGCCTAAATAATATACAATTCCAAGCATTAATATCAGCTTTATTTAGTGACAACAATTGTGAAGTAAAATTACTCCTGACTGGTTGTAAAATATCCACATCTGGTAGAGTTTATTGTGAAGATGGGTCATCACTGAATCTTCTAGTTGCAGCCATAGTGCTACAGCAAATAAACCTCGTGAAATGTTTAGTAGAACACTTCAATGTTGACCCTTACGAGGTTGACTTTGATGGTACAAAGCCTTGCAGATGTATAGTGAATGTCTTTGATCAAGTACCACAATCATTTACTATTGACTTTCTAAAGATTTCTGGTGTGAAGACAACATTTAAAGCTTTGGGTTTTACTCTTCTTCACACTGCAATCTTGACATGCTGCTTTGATGTTGTCAGATGTTTAGTGGAAGAGTGTGATGGGATTGATGTAAACATTACAAGTGATGATCTCCGCACTCCACTACATTCGGCCTATCTGGCAGGCCACATGAGCATAGCAGAGTATTTAATCCAACATGGTGCAGATTTGACGGCTGTGGACATGCATGGCTTCTCACCTTATGAATATAAAGATGGAGATCCGGAAGTTATTGAAATAGCAGAGTACATCAAGAATAAGAGAAATATACACCGGCAATGTTACAGTGCTGAGAGGCTGTATTATTTTAAACTACTGAATCTTGGAATTGACGTTAAAGAAGTAGTCACCCTTACAATGGAAGAGTTTCCATCATTGAAAGATGACGGACACACTCAACCACAGCACAATGTTGATCGTACTGCAATCATAGAAGAATTGACTCAGTACATTACAAAGAGACCATCAGATGCCGACCCATGGAGACAACCAACTGTGGAACAAAGAAGGCATAGCTATTTTATTTAG
- the LOC136253898 gene encoding uncharacterized protein: protein MSAFDPSFMLWIDESGFDKRNHLRKYGYGVRGQPPRNYTLTLRGKRYTSIAVLTTNGVEDVYITESSVDGDVFLDFVRRCMLPLLMPFNGTNPNSIVVMDNASIHHIDPVFELLTAVGALVKFLPAYSPDLNPIEEVFAEVKHYLEANDTSAVSPKAAILSAYHSVSVDNCLSYIEHAGYIV from the coding sequence ATGTCTGCTTTTGATCCATCCTTCATGCTATGGATAGATGAAAGCGGATTTGACAAGAGGAACCACCTTAGAAAATATGGATATGGAGTTCGTGGACAACCCCCTAGAAACTACACCCTCACACTACGTGGAAAACGCTACACTTCCATAGCTGTACTTACTACAAATGGAGTAGAGGATGTATACATTACAGAAAGTTCAGTAGATGGTGATGTGTTCTTGGACTTTGTTCGTCGGTGTATGCTCCCACTACTCATGCCGTTCAATGGTACAAACCCCAATTCAATTGTAGTAATGGACAACGCTTCTATACACCACATCGATCCAGTGTTTGAACTTCTCACAGCTGTTGGAGCCCTTGTAAAATTTTTGCCAGCGTATTCTCCAGATCTGAACCCTATAGAAGAGGTGTTTGCTGAAGTTAAACATTATCTGGAAGCAAATGACACCTCTGCTGTATCACCCAAAGCTGCTATACTATCAGCATACCACTCAGTTAGTGTTGATAACTGTCTAAGCTACATTGAACATGCAGGTTACATTGTCTAA